A section of the Telopea speciosissima isolate NSW1024214 ecotype Mountain lineage chromosome 3, Tspe_v1, whole genome shotgun sequence genome encodes:
- the LOC122656237 gene encoding protein NUCLEAR FUSION DEFECTIVE 4-like — translation MPPPTTTQWLSLVGIIWLQSISGTNTDFPAYSSQLKQLLSISQVQLNNLAFASDAGKLFGWLSGIATNYLPLWLVLLIGSILGMIGYGIQFLFLINKISSLSYWQFFFLTILAGNSICWINTVCYVMSTRNFPSNRQVTLGLSTSYANLSAKIYTNIVEWFFPSSAKRAQGYLLLNSMVPLGVCILTAPLLREVEVEKVKYIKGGFIVIFIITIATGIYAMFGSIEKISAGFSPWVHVCGMGVLLAAPLMIPLINWVRVVLKGKLWWTNSMRERRIYDLSVNEVGVSDRIEIDIKEKEEEGVVVEKDIEIIRVKEEIGVKLMVRKLDFWLYFFVYMFGATLGLVYLNNLGQIAESRGHSNATSLVSLSSSFGFFGRLMPSLFNYFFSKSRYMVSGVTCIVILMVPMAGAFFLLLNTTNLSLYISTAIIGVSTGAISSIAVSMTTELFGTKNFSVNHNVVVANIPIGSFLFGYMAAILYQRARYEGHGKCMGVGCYRKTFIIWGFICSLGTLLAFFLYLRTRKFYLQRQLE, via the exons ATGCCTCCACCAACCACAACTCAATGGCTAAGCTTGGTAGGTATCATTTGGCTTCAATCCATCAGTGGAACAAACACAGATTTCCCAGCTTACTCATCTCAACTTAAGCAGcttctctcaatctctcaaGTTCAACTCAATAATCTTGCTTTTGCTTCTGATGCTGGAAAGCTATTTGGTTGGTTATCTGGCATTGCTACAAATTATTTACCTCTCTGGTTAGTCCTTTTAATTGGTTCCATTCTAGGAATGATTGGTTATGGAATCCAATTCCTTTTCCTTATCAACAAAATCTCTTCTCTATCATATTGGCAATTCTTCTTTCTAACTATTCTAGCTGGAAACAGCATTTGTTGGATCAATACAGTTTGTTATGTTATGTCAACTCGAAACTTCCCATCAAATAGGCAAGTTACATTAGGGTTATCAACAAGCTATGCTAACTTATCAGCAAAGATTTATACTAATATTGTAGAATGGTTCTTCCCTTCTTCCGCCAAAAGGGCACAAGGGTACCTTCTTCTTAATTCAATGGTACCTTTAGGAGTCTGTATTCTTACTGCACCTCTTCTTAGAGAGGTTGAAGTGGAGAAAGTGAAGTATATAAAAGGTGGGttcattgtaatttttattataacAATAGCTACCGGAATCTATGCTATGTTTGGCAGCATCGAAAAGATTTCCGCCGGTTTTTCGCCGTGGGTTCATGTTTGTGGCATGGGTGTTCTCCTAGCTGCTCCATTAATGATTCCTTTGATCAATTGGGTTAGAGTGGTTTTGAAGGGAAAATTGTGGTGGACTAATAGTATGAGGGAGAGAAGAATTTATGATCTTTCAGTAAATGAAGTTGGTGTTTCagatagaatagagattgacatcaaagaaaaagaagaagaaggagttGTAGTTGAAAAAGATATTGAGATTATTAGAGTTAAAGAAGAGATTGGTGTGAAGTTAATGGTACGAAAGTTAGACTTCTGGTTATATTTCTTTGTTTATATGTTCGGTGCAACACTCGGGCTTGTATATTTGAACAACCTTGGTCAAATAGCTGAATCTAGAGGCCACTCAAATGCGACTTCTTTGGTCTCATTGTCTTCATCTTTTGGGTTCTTTGGCCGTCTCATGCCATCTCTCTTCAACTACTTTTTCTCAAA GAGTAGGTACATGGTTTCAGGAGTAACATGTATAGTAATACTGATGGTTCCAATGGCTGGAGCATTCTTCTTACTTCTCAACACTACTAATCTCTCTCTATACATCAGTACTGCCATTATCGGAGTCTCTACTGGTGCAATTTCTTCCATTGCTGTTTCTATGACGACGGAGTTATTTGGGACAAAGAATTTCAGTGTGAATCACAACGTTGTTGTCGCTAATATCCCGATAGGTTCGTTCCTATTCGGTTACATGGCAGCCATTCTTTATCAAAGAGCTAGATATGAGGGACATGGGAAATGTATGGGTGTTGGATGCTATAGGAAAACTTTCATCATCTGGGGATTTATttgctctctagggactctccTCGCTTTCTTCCTTTATCTTCGGACTCGTAAATTTTACTTGCAGCGGCAATTAGAGTAG
- the LOC122655395 gene encoding uncharacterized protein LOC122655395, translating to MEELLNHVPTLISDEENKMLVAVPDAEEVKTAVFEMDPASAPGPDGFPGVNNNFITLIPKVENARQVGHYLPICLGNFFFKIIPKIMATRLSLLLPKLISEEHGAFQQGKVITSSIGVASELTNMMASKCCGGTLGMKLDVQKVYDTLEWKFLFDVLGKIGFSHSWIGWIKEMMRSKKMSVLTNGGPVGYFGVERGLKHGDPLTPFLFILAEEVLCHGLTDLRMRGVKMFLDCYQAYSGLKINLEKSKGFCWGYVRSEKRQGGKVDFYLWWEGWNLVRSVMCGIPVHNFSVYVWPASTVELMERWIRNFIWSGDANKSKSITVRWNKLCKPKCEGGLGVRRLKEINLALLAKLAWFIKCDNSRFVEFLRGRLLKVDGSLKKGVKSSILPDIKKVWEMVGDNERWIIGNGKNISFWFDRWVNGQRIYDTIAPYVTNLRLLQDKVADYIGDGEWCLPVPRAPELQERCNQILQIKLLTTVYDDKRVWALTDSGVFSVKSAWERMRVHEPQCRWSRLVWQGGLAPRASVFGWRLMHQSLPTDENATKHAVYGASRCDMCYRSMESSHHIFIECEFANRVCGAVLSMFDLRWIEELF from the exons ATGGAGGAGCTGCTCAACCATGTTCCAACTCTTATTTCAGATGAGGAGAATAAAATGCTGGTGGCTGTCCCTGACGCGGAGGAGGTAAAAACTGCGGTTTTTGAGATGGATCCGGCTAGCGCCCCTGGACCAGATGGGTTCCCAG GGGTGAATAATAATTTTATCACTTTGATCCCTAAAGTGGAGAATGCTAGGCAGGTAGGGCATTATCTCCCAATCTGTCTTGGCAATTTTTTCTTTAAGATTATTCCTAAGATAATGGCAACCCGGCTTTCCTTGCTACTTCCTAAGTTAATTTCTGAAGAACATGGGGCGTTCCAACAGGGGAAAGTAATCACCTCAAGTATAGGAGTGGCTTCTGAGCTGACAAATATGATGGCTTCCAAATGCTGTGGGGGAACATTGGGGATGAAACTAGATGTACAGAAGGTGTATGATACGCTGGAATGGAAGTTCTTGTTTGATGTGTTGGGCAAGATTGGTTTTTCTCACTCCTGGATTGGCTGGATCAAGGAGATGATGAGGTCTAAAAAAATGTCGGTCTTAACTAATGGTGGTCCGGTTGGGTACTTTGGGGTGGAGAGAGGCTTAAAGCATGGTGATCCCTTAACCCCTTTCCTTTTTATATTGGCTGAAGAGGTCCTTTGTCATGGTTTAACTGATTTGAGGATGAGGGG GGTTAAGATGTTTCTGGATTGCTACCAAGCTTATTCTGGGCTGAAAATTAACCTTGAGAAAAGCAAGGGTTTTTGTTGGGGCTATGTCAGATCTGAGAAGAG GCAGGGTGGAAAGGTAGACTTCTATCTATGGTGGGAAGGGTGGAATTTGGTGAGATCTGTGATGTGTGGCATTCCTGTGCACAATTTCTCGGTGTACGTATGGCCGGCTTCGACTGTGGAGTTGATGGAACGGTGGATCCGGAATTTCATTTGGAGTGGGGACGCAAATAAGTCGAAGTCTATCACAGTTAGGTGGAACAAGCTGTGTAAGCCTAAGTGTGAGGGAGGACTGGGGGTGAGAAGGCTTAAGGAGATAAATCTAGCGCTGCTAGCAAAGTTGGCATGGTTTATTAAGTGTGATAATTCCAGATTTGTAGAATTCTTGAGGGGGAGGCTGCTTAAGGTGGATGGGTCTTTAAAGAAGGGGGTGAAATCTTCTATTCTCCCTGATATTAAAAAGGTGTGGGAGATGGTAGGGGATAACGAAAGATGGATAATTGGAAACGGAAAGAATATAAGTTTCTGGTTCGATCGGTGGGTGAATGGGCAGCGTATATATGATACCATAGCGCCTTATGTCACAAATCTAAGGTTGTTGCAAGACAAGGTTGCGGATTATATTGGTGATGGCGAGTGGTGTTTACCAGTCCCTAGAGCTCCGGAGCTGCAGGAGAGATGCAATCAGATTTTGCAGATAAAGCTCCTAACTACTGTGTACGATGATAAAAGGGTGTGGGCCTTGACGGACTCTGGTGTATTTTCGGTTAAGTCTGCATGGGAGAGGATGAGAGTTCATGAACCTCAGTGTAGATGGTCGAGGCTGGTCTGGCAAGGAGGATTAGCGCCAAGAGCTTCGGTTTTTGGCTGGAGGTTAATGCACCAAAGCCTCCCAACTGATGAGAACGCTACAAAGCATGCTGTTTATGGGGCATCAAGGTGTGATATGTGTTATAGGAGCATGGAGTCCAGCCATCATATTTTTATTGAATGTGAGTTTGCAAACAGGGTTTGCGGTGCAGTACTGTCTATGTTTGATCTAAGATGGATTGAAGAGCTGTTTTAa